AAGCTGGCGCTCCTCTGAGGCGATGTAATCTTATGTGTGGTTTGTACAATAGGAAGTGGTCCTTTGCCAAAAGATTCAGCAGAATGCCTATTCTCCGGTAGTGGGCACACCACCAGGAGATCTTGCGGCCGTGAGACTCTGCGGTATCGGTGTATGCCGGCAGCCACCCACTGCGATCCCTGGAAGGATGAATCCTTGTCGCGGGGATAATATTGTAAGCAAGTGAAAAAGAAGAAAATTCATGCAGTATCTTGGTAACGGTTGAAGGCTAGTAAGTACAAGTGAGATGAATGAAATAAGATAAAATTGTTGCTTTATTCACGTTGACTACGCATTTCGGGACCGCACCGGTCTCTTCGTCAGGTCATGTAACAAAGTTACTTGACCTGACAAAGGGACCAGTGCGGTCATGAAACGCGCAGTCCGCATGAATGAAGCAACAATTTTATCTTATTTCATTCATCTCAATTGTACTCACTAGCCTTCAACCGTTACCAAGATACTGCATGAACTTTTTCTTCCTTTTCACTTGCTTCTAACAGGAGAAGGTTCTCAAGTATGTTTACAAGACGTGCACATCTACTTGTCTTTTGGGGAAGACGACATTGGGGGGAGTTTAGAAAATTTGTTACATGTTCATTCAATGGAAATAAAGACACGGACACAAATATGTAAGGGGAAAAACAGAAGATTTTATTTCTAGTACTAGGAAGTGGTTGATTTTATGTGTTCACAATGTTATTACTTCTATCGGTGGGGAATGTTAAGGCTGAGTTGATCCAAAGGAATTCGAAAACCCCTAAGATGACAGAGACAATTGTCATCATGTAAGTGGGGAAAAATTCCTTCCTCACCCCAAATATGGTGATCATaataaatcccaggatcaaagcCCATGTGTACATTTATCTGTACTATGTGTCTATgtctatacgtgtgtgtgtgtgtgtgtgtgtgtgtgtgtgtgtgtgtgtgtgtgtgtatatatatatatatatatctgtgtgtgtgttgtcTCAATGtttgtgtgatgtgtgatacttGCCTTGCCTGTGCTAAGGTCTTACTAGAAATCAGTGAGTTCAGGCATAATAGCCGCTCTGGTAAATTCACCGCTACTCAGTAGGCACCAGGAATACAATATGCAGCTATTTTTTCTGAACTCACCGGGTcttagatggaaaaaaaaagcacaggccACTCCTGGGGATGTAGAAGGTCTTCAGGAGATTGGGATGTCTGATGCCAGCTAGAGGTTAGAGAATGGAAAGCCAAGACCCTGGATCAAAAACGTGATGGAAAATGTAGCATAAAGATGGTATAGAGAGAGGGTGTTGTAGGCAAGCCGAGGTCATATACAGCAGAGGCATTAGTCCGGAGGCACAAAGTTCTGGGCAGTAGGCACGGTCAGATCCCCGCACGATTGAACATTAGTTCTAGAGAAGGAGGATCTTATCGGGCCAAGCTTGATGATGTAAAGGAGAATCTGGCCACGGggtgacgttttttttttatcctccgGCCACTGGAGGTGTTAGTTCTCCAGAGCTGCCTCGAATGGTATAAATGGAGGCTgtgctctcctctcctcctgttccTCCCAGCCGATGGTATTAAAGAATGGATGGTCTCTGATGTTCTTATACACACCCAGCCGCTTCTCAGGATTCCTGCGTAGCAGTTTCTTTAGCAGATGTTTTATGTCCGCATTCAGCCAAGATGGAAATTTAGGCTTTGCGGTGGTGATGGATTTGTTAGCCTTTTTCCTTTTGTGGCCATCGTAAAGTGGGGAGTGTCCTGCTGACATCCAGGACACAACAATCCATGGGCTCCACTACTGTGTCATAATCCTTTTTCCAGAAGCAGCTCAGGGGCCATATAATCTAATGTTTCTGTCACTCCATTGATCTTAGTGGAGGAGGTAACACCATCTTGGGCAAGCCCCAGTTCTATGATGTGGATGTCTCCATCTCTATCCAGCATGATGTTTTCTGGCTTTATATCTCTGCAATGAAAAAAGAcagaagacataaaaaaaaatggcaaatctacccagtgaggcagtattacaggagaCATGGGATGAACCGCTGCAAAACTAGGCACAATTCAgtactctgggaaagctgggtgcattATTTACACCATATAAGAAAACCGGGACATGTGGAGAAGTTCTGCTTACCGGTGGACGATGTTGtgtccatggaggaactggaggccactaccatctctgctgtgtagaatctgataggaagaacagTGTAGTATCAATGACATAAAATCCTTCTCCAGCAGTTCCCTGTTATGTTATTATCAAAGTGTCTGTCGCCTCCAGCAGAGAAGAggtgctgtttatggcagcctgtatgccCTTCGTTCTCTTCATTGTTCTTTATCAGACCTCTcatgtcctctttttttttttacacccatcAGTTCACTTTCTTTTCTGTATTCTTCCCTCTTTCCCCCGATCAGTCATTTACTTACCTTACATTGCAGCCACACATTGGGATTAAAGCCTCCAGGCTGCCGCCAGACAGATACTCGGTGATAAAATAGGCTCGGTCCTGAGAATAATGTGCGGCGTAGAGGTGGCATAGAAATGGGCAGTCTCGGGCCATCAGGATTATCTGTCGCTCTCTCATTAAAGTTGCCGCATTGTCCCCTCTTTTATTGTTAACCTTGATGGCCATGTAGGTGTTTTGACTGGGGACCGATACCAGGACCACCTGaagaaaagaaatgaaaaattatatttgGAAGTGGTCATAGGTGAAATTCTTATACAATGCACATTGGTTTAGCTATTGGGGGCAGTCGTACCGGGCCCTGGTACCTGATGGGGCCCAAAGGATTCTTTGCCACATAACAAgaaaccagtattataaatgggacATGGTAATTGAGGGACCCTAaaaaagattttgcattgggacacATGAGCTATAAGTTGCACCTGACAACGCACCTTTCCCAAACTCTTCATTCCCTGAGATCATTCCTCCAACACAGTGAAAtgagtgaacctgctccatacgatgccggtgtcggctctttgttacagccgacacttcagagtaacgagtgcgatcccgctcgtttaactcgttaaatgctgtggtcaatagcgaccacagcatttaaatgtttagaaagaggggggcgaccccctctaacagctcatcgcgccccccccgcAACGCGATCACAGGGGGGCGATGGTtggtatggctgcctgggggcctaatgaaggccccaggtccgccatctttgtgcacctattaagccctacctccgctggttgaaatcccctacggggactaataaaacttttccccctagagcatagtaaaaaaataaaataaaaataaacataatttgcatcgccgcgtccgtaaaagtctgaactattacaacatatcatgttttaaCCCGCACggagaacgccataaaaaaaaaaaattgtaaacgccggaatctctattttttggtcacctcatctgccacaaaaaatcaaataaaaagtgatcaaaacgtcgcatgtaccccagaatggtattattaaaaactacagcttatcccgcaaaacataagccctcataccacttaatcgacggaaaaataaaaaagttacggctctcggaatttggcgacacaaaataaattattttttacacttaggtttttacttgtaaaagtagtaaaatatagaaaaaactatatagatttggtatcgccgtaatcgtactgacccacagaataaagttaacattttgttttaattgcacagtcaattctgtaaaaacggcgcgcaaaaaactatggagggatcgcaggtttttttcattttctacccaacaaataatttttttcccgtttcctagtacattatacagcaaaataaatggtgctacgaaaaactacaactcgtcccgcaaaaatcaagccctcataggactatatcgacgggaaaaaaaaaaagttatggcttttggaaggtggggagtaaaaaacgaaaatgaaaatctgaaacggctgcggcgggaaggggttaaaggtgttgtctcacTAAAAACATTGATGgtatatcactataatatggcatCAATGTCTTCTCAGTGAACGGCTGACTAATTTTACCCCTCTCACAATTGACAATTGATAGAATAAAGTGGCAGACCACTAGATTAATGTAAGGAAAGTGCTGTGATACCGGGGCAAAGACTCAGTTTGCCCGCTCcagcttctttcccgacatctctttccccctcgccatgtttactTTCTTTACCCATCAataaggtgtcatttttttttccacatttttatgtaacttgagcataaaacaatttgtacattttacaagcaatatagttatagaagatagttaacataacaataaattaaaagaaaataaatgaaagagatCAGTgtgccagttagggtatgtgcacacgataactgcaaatacgtctgaaattacggagcggttttttgacagcgacgcgtaaaatgacaggcgtattggagccgtcttttcaggcgtaatttgaggcgtaaaacacctccattacgcctgaaaataggttgtcgcgaaaaaaaatttttttagagcaatttgcttttagtgttttattaaaaaaatatttatttatttgtgtgtttgtgttttacttttttttattttttaactttttcttgtctatgggggctgccatttttttttttcatctctgtatgtgtcgattatcgacacatacagccccatagagaatgcgaacaggacccgtttcattcactatggtgtacgccgtctgtgtgggaacggcgcatgcgccgctcccacacagtccaaatggaaggtcttcggccgagcgacgtccggtgccattttcttgtggaccggaagccgcggccggacagtaagatgactacttccggtcgcggcttccggacttgtgttctaatgcaagcattTGGAGCggtgggagcagacggagcggacggagcggcggcggcaggtaagttatttctgtgtatgtacgtgttttagtgtgtgattactactgtatgtaagcctactacactgtgtgctagctcaaaaaatggcggcacacagtttaGGAGGTttaaccgttcaatcccctcgtttctcccggcactagccaggataaaggaggggggattctgtgagctcactagagcgagtgtgtattctcaaattttgcagcataaagcaatgagcttgctttaccacatgccaatgctgcaattttgggaattgctccatctagtgaccagcactgggaaatgttataaattagaatctaatttataatatttcctgactcgtgaaaaaattaaaaaaattagaacaatgtttaatcattgcgacacattacctttaacaaGTCTGGTTTGCAACCAAATCAtccacaccaggagaaattgCAGGCCCCTTTATACCGGTACCAGAATGTCGCAGACACAGTGGGTTCAATGTACAAACTTCACTGGAGATGAACTCTCGGAGAGGCAGAATTCCTCAACGTTACATATgtaataacacagtctcttaataAATGCAGCTCTATACAGTGGCTGACGGTGATGACGACAACCCGGCCATTATCAGCCCTTGACGGCATGGCAATCCGGCACTTagacctattcagcggctcccgccccgcttggcaatctgGATGTTTACAGCACTTGGCGGCTCCCGCCCCACCTGGCATATCTAGGCACACACACACCTTTATTGGTGATCGGGGTGACCATCTATGGCGGTCACTTCACCCGTGTCCTCAAAAGAACAGTCCTTGGCTATCAAAAGCGGAGGACAAGTCTTTACTGCTCACCGTTCTATATGTTCCATATACTGGCTTGAATCTCCATGGCGTTACTCGGGCCTAGTTGTACAGCACCACTCAGTACTCAGGGTTTTCAGGACCCTCACTCAAGCTCTTGCCACTTGTGTCTATTACAGCTCACCCGCTTACTCCATGGTGCAAGTGTTTGGGCCTCCTCGCTCACACAGTCAGAGGAGAGGCCTCAGAGTCTCTCTCCAGTCACACTTTCCTCCTTCTTCCTTTCTAATATCTTCCTGCCAGTATagagccatctagtggccaaagtaAATTATTACAGCAGATACACAtgcaatacatacaaggcaaaacaaatagacaatggatatgtcttaaccccttcccgacatctgccgtatatataagGAGCACGCCAGATGGGGGAGTATCgaacgggctcacaggctgagcccccgctccatagagcgagtgtgtcggctgtgtattatagTCGACaattccgggtaacgagcgggatcccgcttgtttaacccgttaaatgccacggtcaataacgaccgcagcatttaaatgactaaaaacaggaggGCGAACCCCGGTAACGGTCCAACGGCCCCCTGTGGTGAAATcggggggtgccgttggttggcatggcagtctgggggcctgatgagactgtcagaatcacgatatatcgctggttaaagtcccctgggGGGACAAGTAAactgtgaaatgtaaaaaaaataaaaagctaacataactggtatcgacgcgtccgtaaaagtctgaactattgcaatatatcattatttagtccgcacggtgaacgccgtaaaaaataattaaaaacattagatttgctgttttttgctcactttatctcccacaaaaaatgaaataaaaagtgaacaaaaagtctcacgtaccccaaaattgtaccaatataaactgcagctcgccccgcaaataaaataagccctcataccgctaaatcgccggaaaaataaaaccgttatggctctcagaatgtggcgacaaaactcaaattgtatttttaacaatcagttttttccttgtaaaagtagtaaaacataaagaaaacgatataaatttggtatc
The genomic region above belongs to Rhinoderma darwinii isolate aRhiDar2 chromosome 13, aRhiDar2.hap1, whole genome shotgun sequence and contains:
- the LOC142665705 gene encoding protein kinase C-like 1, with amino-acid sequence MAIKVNNKRGDNAATLMRERQIILMARDCPFLCHLYAAHYSQDRAYFITEYLSGGSLEALIPMCGCNVRFYTAEMVVASSSSMDTTSSTEI